From the genome of Nitrospinota bacterium, one region includes:
- the fliM gene encoding flagellar motor switch protein FliM produces the protein MSQVLSQEEVDALLRGVTDGEIETEVEYVADDSGIVPYDLTSQERIIRGRMPTLDIINQRFSRLFRNSLSAALRKALDISAVSTDTVKFGEFIKSLPVPASLHIFKIEPLRGFALLVVESKLVFALVDTFFGGAGEAKMKIEGRDFTTIEQRMIKKVVLMVLTDLEAAWKPVHNVKMSFVRSEVNPQFAAIVPPTDVVVVIMFEAELDQINGTMTVCLPYSTIEPIIGKLRAGFQSDQLEVDTAWIRRLRDRLSAAYVEVVAELGKATIPSQDFLSLKPGDVITLDNDVDAEILIKVEGIPKYKGYPGAVKANRAVKVSKTLPRLGAKKPDLANMEG, from the coding sequence ATGAGCCAGGTTTTATCCCAGGAAGAAGTTGACGCGCTTTTGCGCGGCGTCACCGACGGCGAGATCGAGACGGAAGTCGAGTACGTCGCCGACGATTCCGGAATAGTCCCCTATGACCTGACCAGCCAGGAGCGGATCATCCGCGGCAGGATGCCGACACTGGACATCATCAACCAGCGTTTTTCACGCCTTTTCCGCAACTCCCTTTCCGCGGCGCTTCGCAAGGCGCTGGACATTTCCGCGGTCTCCACGGACACGGTGAAGTTCGGCGAGTTCATAAAATCGCTCCCGGTCCCCGCGTCGCTTCACATTTTCAAGATAGAGCCGTTGCGCGGTTTTGCGCTGCTGGTGGTGGAAAGCAAGCTTGTGTTCGCGCTGGTGGACACGTTTTTCGGCGGAGCCGGCGAGGCGAAGATGAAAATCGAGGGGCGGGACTTCACCACCATCGAACAGCGCATGATAAAAAAAGTGGTGCTCATGGTCCTGACGGACCTGGAGGCTGCCTGGAAGCCGGTGCACAACGTGAAAATGAGCTTCGTGCGCTCGGAGGTGAACCCGCAGTTCGCCGCCATCGTCCCCCCCACCGACGTGGTGGTGGTGATAATGTTCGAGGCGGAGCTGGACCAGATAAACGGCACAATGACCGTGTGCCTGCCGTATTCCACCATAGAGCCGATCATAGGAAAGCTGCGCGCCGGGTTTCAGAGCGACCAGTTGGAAGTGGACACGGCGTGGATACGCAGGTTGCGCGACAGGCTTTCGGCGGCGTATGTGGAGGTGGTTGCGGAGCTTGGAAAGGCCACCATCCCCAGCCAGGATTTTTTGAGTCTCAAACCCGGCGACGTGATTACACTGGACAACGACGTGGACGCTGAAATATTAATAAAGGTGGAAGGCATACCCAAATACAAGGGGTATCCCGGCGCGGTGAAGGCCAACCGGGCGGTGAAGGTGAGCAAAACATTGCCGAGGCTTGGGGCCAAGAAGCCGGACCTGGCCAATATGGAGGGGTGA
- a CDS encoding flagellar basal body-associated FliL family protein: MAEEAAAPEKGKSKLLIIIIAVVVLLLAVGGGAAFFLLSKKEAPAGEGGGATAGEHGEKGGEKGGVGESVELPPFIVNLSGEGGRYLKIVMVMQVSSAKAKEEIANRMPQIKDAIITVLSSKAPEDILSVEGKYELKMELTKRVNSLISTGVAQEIFFVEFVVQ; encoded by the coding sequence ATGGCCGAAGAAGCGGCTGCGCCGGAAAAAGGCAAAAGCAAGCTGTTGATAATAATCATCGCCGTGGTGGTCCTGCTCCTGGCAGTAGGAGGGGGCGCCGCGTTTTTCCTGCTTTCCAAAAAGGAAGCTCCCGCAGGCGAGGGGGGTGGAGCCACCGCAGGTGAACATGGTGAAAAAGGCGGGGAAAAAGGGGGAGTTGGCGAAAGCGTGGAACTGCCGCCTTTCATCGTCAACCTTAGCGGGGAGGGGGGAAGGTACCTTAAGATCGTGATGGTGATGCAGGTCTCTTCCGCGAAGGCCAAGGAAGAGATTGCCAACAGGATGCCGCAGATAAAGGATGCGATCATCACCGTCCTTTCAAGCAAGGCCCCGGAGGACATCCTGTCGGTCGAAGGTAAATATGAGCTGAAAATGGAGCTTACGAAAAGGGTGAATTCCCTCATCTCCACCGGCGTGGCGCAGGAGATTTTTTTCGTGGAGTTCGTGGTACAATAA
- the fliN gene encoding flagellar motor switch protein FliN → MGDAELNAENEEDLWAAATEDLAKQKEMLRAAATGGKPAEAAAAAPAHAPAAVEEEEAPAVAVKHAPAGRVATPGEMDRILDIPLQITVELGRNKMLINDLLQLGQGSVIELTKLVGESLDVMVNDKPIAKGEVVVVNEKFGIRLTEILSPTERIENMA, encoded by the coding sequence ATGGGCGACGCCGAGCTTAACGCCGAAAACGAGGAAGACCTTTGGGCGGCGGCCACTGAAGACCTGGCCAAACAAAAGGAGATGTTGCGCGCCGCCGCTACGGGCGGAAAGCCCGCTGAAGCCGCCGCCGCCGCGCCAGCCCACGCACCGGCCGCCGTTGAAGAAGAGGAAGCGCCAGCAGTCGCCGTGAAACACGCCCCCGCCGGGCGCGTGGCCACCCCGGGAGAGATGGACAGGATATTGGACATCCCCCTCCAGATCACCGTGGAGCTGGGGCGCAATAAAATGCTGATAAACGACCTTCTGCAGCTTGGCCAGGGATCAGTCATCGAATTGACAAAGCTCGTCGGCGAATCGCTGGACGTGATGGTGAACGACAAACCTATCGCCAAAGGCGAAGTGGTGGTGGTGAACGAAAAATTCGGAATACGCCTCACGGAGATACTCTCCCCCACGGAACGGATAGAGAATATGGCGTGA
- a CDS encoding serine/threonine protein kinase: protein MKAEIKKLGRYEIMDELGRGGMGIVLKGRDPQIDRMLALKIVKIEEADSMGAKELLERFYIEAKAAGKLNHTNIVTIYDVGEDEGKKFIAMEFIEGKDLSALISTEGAIPLPRAARIISQIADGLAYAHERGIVHRDIKPGNILLTGNDHVKITDFGLARLQSAGSVTQTGHAVGSPSYMSPEQVQGHMVDGRSDMFSLGVLFYEAVTGKRPFEGESLTTVIFKIIKDKPAQPSAVNKSLPESVDKIIGKMMAKNPDDRYPTCRDVARDLQQYINQTQSVFPLTSSDTMQTVDFNKGEILVEIESGSSSAHKHIPEKKFPVKAAALFGGVALLMAAAVIFVGGGQKERAVTEKVEAPAVAPKTAEAPPAPAADLKAPPAEPENVEKKEKTPAKPALPEKKAEVKTASAPVKAAPLKTGSVNVTSIPWSNIYLNGKDMGTTPKTLKSVPEGKAEIKLVNPGYRRHSGYVMVRRDETVEFSHTFTDAEEVAGGGERNSKEAAEEAGVGTLKVHSTPAGMVFIDGKLYGETPVTVNDIPSGQHNMVLKRPGMQDYKRKINVTPGITTSIAVE from the coding sequence ATGAAGGCTGAAATCAAGAAGCTTGGCCGGTATGAAATCATGGACGAGCTGGGCAGGGGCGGAATGGGGATTGTCCTCAAAGGTAGAGATCCACAGATAGACCGCATGCTGGCCCTGAAGATCGTCAAGATTGAAGAGGCCGATTCCATGGGCGCCAAGGAGCTGCTTGAACGTTTCTATATAGAGGCGAAGGCCGCCGGCAAGCTCAACCACACGAACATCGTCACCATCTATGACGTGGGGGAGGACGAAGGCAAAAAATTCATCGCCATGGAATTTATCGAGGGGAAGGACCTTTCCGCGCTGATTTCGACGGAAGGGGCCATCCCTTTGCCCAGGGCGGCGAGAATCATATCCCAGATAGCCGACGGGCTGGCATACGCCCACGAACGCGGCATAGTCCACCGGGACATCAAGCCGGGCAACATCCTTCTCACCGGGAATGACCATGTGAAGATAACGGACTTCGGGCTTGCCCGGCTTCAGTCGGCAGGGTCTGTCACCCAGACGGGGCACGCGGTCGGCTCGCCATCCTATATGTCTCCGGAGCAGGTGCAGGGGCACATGGTGGACGGCCGGTCGGACATGTTCAGCCTGGGGGTGCTGTTTTACGAGGCAGTCACCGGGAAAAGGCCGTTTGAGGGGGAATCGCTGACCACGGTGATATTCAAGATAATAAAGGACAAGCCGGCCCAGCCCAGCGCCGTGAACAAGAGCCTGCCCGAGTCGGTGGACAAGATAATCGGCAAGATGATGGCCAAAAATCCGGACGACAGGTATCCCACATGCCGCGATGTGGCCAGAGATCTGCAACAGTACATAAACCAGACCCAGTCGGTCTTTCCCCTCACCTCGTCGGACACGATGCAGACGGTGGACTTCAACAAAGGTGAGATATTGGTGGAGATCGAGTCCGGCTCTTCATCGGCCCACAAGCATATTCCGGAAAAGAAATTCCCGGTGAAGGCCGCGGCGCTGTTTGGAGGCGTGGCGTTGCTGATGGCGGCGGCGGTAATTTTTGTGGGGGGAGGCCAGAAGGAGCGGGCGGTTACTGAAAAAGTGGAGGCTCCCGCCGTGGCGCCCAAAACAGCGGAAGCGCCCCCAGCCCCCGCGGCCGATTTGAAAGCGCCGCCTGCCGAGCCTGAAAATGTTGAGAAGAAAGAAAAGACCCCCGCCAAACCAGCTTTGCCGGAAAAAAAGGCGGAGGTGAAGACAGCGTCGGCGCCTGTGAAAGCGGCCCCGTTGAAGACCGGGTCGGTGAACGTCACTTCGATTCCGTGGTCCAACATATACCTCAACGGCAAGGATATGGGGACGACGCCGAAGACATTGAAGAGTGTCCCCGAAGGGAAGGCCGAAATCAAGCTTGTCAATCCCGGATACAGGCGGCACTCCGGCTATGTGATGGTGAGAAGGGACGAAACTGTGGAGTTCTCCCACACGTTCACGGACGCAGAGGAGGTTGCGGGAGGCGGCGAGCGGAATTCAAAAGAAGCGGCCGAAGAGGCTGGTGTGGGGACTTTAAAAGTGCATTCCACTCCGGCGGGCATGGTGTTCATAGACGGCAAGCTTTATGGCGAAACACCGGTGACCGTGAACGACATACCTTCAGGACAGCACAACATGGTGCTCAAAAGGCCGGGCATGCAGGACTATAAGAGGAAGATCAACGTGACGCCGGGGATCACCACGAGCATAGCCGTTGAGTGA
- a CDS encoding fibronectin type III domain-containing protein yields the protein MKRFDAMKIKALMMVLAIAALLCVNSSAEAPPDPLGPAETLYHKGKFSDSVAAAKEVLEKLEDGKAKAKAHVLIGVASHAQGLTDQGEEEFHQAVQLDPSLKLSTKKYPPTVIRLYNQARARYLGAVAVQTSPGDAEIYIDGKLVGLTPVVVEDLLVGKHKIRIVKSGQRTEEREIDVRESERSEFYLELSTRDEMPPVIESQRPDSWLEEKSLRIKATVTDNIGVGEVKLFFRVAGGTQYESVQMEQTQKNVFEGAVPAEKVTRDGVQYYISAYDNGGNEAHEGKPESPLEVRVMAVDKEPPRIFHTPVLASSDASKLFIRANVKDNKALSTVRLFYKRGADATFIQEPMKDTTGAGDYESLVPEVFMAARKISYYIEAADEAGNVQYSGRGDAPHTIAVYKVLPFIDGYIVERKKEGADSTRTVTVNVGTLKGFDKDRTFTVFSADERVTDPQSGMVLSINQKVTGKVKITIPGPASSQAKITTEAERNAVKPGDMIRFRPSAPAGVGGYSKKYREITVTWSMNPEPEVSGYVVYRSDKPEGPFEEFKKVYRRDNVEAQDRGGKTRLADGQKYYYRVVAVNEDNEKSEPSEIGFVTAKGGPNPPTQVSAAPGLVREIPLAWQKSDDEETVGYKIQRATEEAGKYEPIADLGNGVTSYSDKPRERGKHVLEDGKTYWYKIVSYNRDGKFGNATEAISAASRQKPKAPSGLTVTSAGVRSVSMSWDMHQDPDIAAYRVYRNTSGDGVFGMVKEVSGRAVTEYKDQDKSGEKIKDGVSYFYRLTAVNGGGAESDFTQAVNAITLGPPPAPAGVGAKSGLVKKALVTWTPLAESEVAGYTVWRGESPSAMNMIKKISDPKAASYMDAGDWLKRMKDGTSYYYAVRSFNTVGVESEAAVAVEAKTKPAPVRPSGLSATQGEPGRSTLKWSPNPEADIVSYKVLRSASATGSFGAIGSVKETYYEDTGLKNGMTYYYRVQATDKDELLSPESDTVSVATKPVPSAPGELSAVADTSAVTLTWKANPEPDIDHYEIYSAGFFGKQKLGDSPRPSFIADGLKPDTSYTFVVTAVDKAGLVSDPSAPAMVQTKK from the coding sequence ATGAAGAGATTTGACGCGATGAAAATCAAGGCTTTGATGATGGTGCTGGCGATTGCCGCGCTCCTGTGCGTCAATTCATCCGCCGAGGCTCCGCCAGATCCGCTCGGCCCGGCCGAGACTTTGTATCACAAGGGCAAGTTCTCAGACTCCGTGGCCGCCGCGAAAGAGGTTTTGGAAAAGCTCGAAGACGGCAAGGCCAAAGCGAAGGCCCATGTGCTCATCGGCGTGGCCAGCCACGCGCAGGGGCTGACGGACCAGGGGGAGGAGGAGTTCCACCAGGCGGTGCAGCTGGATCCTTCGCTTAAACTTTCCACCAAAAAATACCCTCCGACAGTGATCAGGCTTTATAACCAGGCGCGGGCGCGCTATCTGGGGGCGGTGGCGGTGCAGACATCGCCGGGAGACGCGGAGATATATATAGACGGCAAGCTTGTTGGGCTCACGCCTGTGGTGGTGGAAGACCTGCTGGTGGGCAAGCACAAGATCAGGATCGTCAAGTCCGGCCAAAGAACGGAGGAGCGGGAGATCGATGTGCGCGAGTCGGAGAGGAGCGAATTCTACCTGGAGCTTTCCACCCGCGACGAGATGCCCCCGGTGATAGAAAGCCAGCGGCCGGATTCATGGCTGGAGGAGAAGTCCCTGCGTATTAAGGCCACCGTGACGGACAACATCGGCGTGGGGGAGGTGAAGCTTTTCTTCAGGGTGGCAGGCGGGACTCAGTATGAGTCCGTCCAGATGGAACAGACACAGAAAAACGTTTTCGAGGGGGCGGTCCCTGCGGAAAAAGTGACCCGGGACGGCGTCCAATACTATATCTCCGCATATGACAATGGAGGCAACGAGGCGCACGAGGGGAAGCCCGAATCGCCTCTGGAGGTGCGGGTGATGGCGGTGGACAAGGAACCGCCGAGGATATTCCACACACCGGTGCTGGCTTCGTCGGACGCGTCAAAACTATTTATCCGCGCCAACGTCAAGGACAACAAGGCGCTTTCCACCGTCCGGCTTTTCTACAAGCGCGGAGCGGACGCAACTTTCATCCAGGAGCCGATGAAAGACACCACCGGGGCGGGAGATTATGAAAGCCTGGTCCCGGAGGTCTTCATGGCGGCCAGGAAGATCAGCTATTACATAGAGGCGGCGGACGAGGCGGGCAACGTGCAGTATTCCGGCAGGGGGGACGCACCGCACACCATCGCCGTGTACAAGGTCCTCCCGTTTATTGACGGATACATAGTCGAGCGCAAGAAAGAGGGGGCGGACTCCACCAGGACCGTCACCGTCAATGTCGGCACGCTCAAGGGGTTCGACAAGGACAGGACATTCACCGTGTTCTCCGCCGATGAAAGGGTCACCGACCCGCAGAGCGGCATGGTGCTTTCCATCAACCAGAAAGTCACCGGCAAGGTGAAGATCACCATACCCGGCCCAGCGTCGTCGCAGGCGAAGATCACCACCGAGGCCGAGAGGAACGCGGTAAAGCCGGGCGACATGATCCGGTTCCGCCCGTCGGCGCCGGCGGGAGTGGGGGGGTATTCGAAAAAATACCGCGAGATCACCGTCACATGGAGCATGAACCCGGAGCCGGAGGTTTCAGGTTATGTCGTGTACCGTTCGGACAAGCCGGAAGGGCCGTTCGAGGAGTTCAAGAAGGTTTACCGGCGCGACAACGTGGAGGCGCAGGACAGAGGGGGCAAGACAAGGCTCGCCGACGGGCAGAAGTACTATTACAGGGTCGTGGCCGTCAATGAGGATAACGAGAAGTCCGAGCCGTCGGAAATCGGATTCGTGACCGCCAAGGGGGGGCCCAATCCACCAACGCAGGTGTCCGCCGCGCCCGGCCTTGTGCGCGAGATACCGCTTGCCTGGCAGAAGAGCGACGATGAGGAGACGGTGGGATACAAAATCCAGCGCGCCACCGAGGAGGCGGGGAAGTATGAGCCGATAGCCGACCTTGGCAACGGCGTCACAAGCTATTCGGACAAGCCCCGGGAGCGCGGCAAGCATGTTTTGGAAGACGGGAAAACATATTGGTACAAAATCGTTTCCTATAACAGGGACGGCAAATTCGGCAACGCCACGGAAGCCATTTCCGCCGCTTCCCGGCAAAAGCCCAAGGCCCCGTCCGGTTTGACGGTCACCTCCGCGGGTGTCCGCTCGGTCTCCATGTCCTGGGACATGCATCAGGATCCGGACATTGCGGCATACCGGGTTTACCGGAACACTAGCGGCGACGGCGTGTTTGGCATGGTAAAGGAAGTGAGCGGCCGGGCGGTCACCGAATACAAGGATCAGGATAAAAGCGGCGAAAAGATAAAAGATGGAGTAAGCTATTTTTACCGGCTTACTGCGGTAAATGGCGGCGGGGCCGAGTCGGACTTCACGCAGGCGGTGAACGCAATCACACTTGGTCCGCCACCGGCTCCGGCTGGCGTGGGCGCCAAATCGGGCCTTGTGAAAAAGGCGCTGGTGACGTGGACGCCTCTGGCCGAAAGCGAGGTGGCCGGATATACGGTATGGAGAGGTGAATCGCCATCGGCCATGAACATGATCAAGAAAATAAGCGACCCGAAGGCAGCTTCATATATGGACGCCGGGGACTGGCTCAAACGGATGAAGGACGGGACTTCATATTACTACGCAGTGCGGTCGTTCAACACCGTGGGAGTGGAGAGCGAAGCGGCGGTGGCGGTGGAGGCGAAAACAAAGCCCGCCCCGGTGCGGCCGTCCGGGCTTTCCGCCACGCAGGGGGAACCGGGCAGGTCCACATTGAAATGGAGCCCGAATCCGGAGGCGGACATCGTAAGCTATAAAGTGTTGCGGTCCGCCTCCGCCACAGGATCGTTTGGCGCCATCGGTTCCGTTAAAGAGACATATTACGAGGACACAGGGCTGAAAAACGGAATGACTTATTATTACCGCGTGCAGGCGACGGACAAGGACGAGCTTTTAAGCCCGGAGTCGGACACGGTGAGCGTCGCCACAAAACCGGTGCCGTCCGCGCCCGGGGAACTTTCCGCGGTGGCGGACACGTCTGCGGTGACGCTGACATGGAAAGCGAATCCGGAGCCGGACATTGACCACTACGAGATTTATTCGGCCGGATTTTTCGGCAAACAGAAACTTGGCGACAGCCCCCGTCCCTCTTTCATCGCCGACGGGCTCAAGCCCGACACCTCCTACACATTCGTGGTGACCGCTGTGGACAAGGCCGGCCTTGTCAGCGACCCATCCGCCCCGGCGATGGTACAGACAAAGAAATGA